The nucleotide window ATCAATGTGCGTCGGCTTGCTTGCATGCTACTCGTGCCAAAAATCAGCCTTAACCCCCGCGCTACCAACGTCAATATCAAATCAAGGATATGCACAATTTAGTACAGTAGCGCGTATACAAGCTGGGGTGCTTGGTCTATATGCTACCGTGCGCAGTGGCGCGTCATTTGGAGGGCGCTATATTGAAGCCGACGAGGCTAAAGGAGATAACTGGATAAATGCTACGTCAAATGGTATCACTGATTACAATACCTGGCGGGAAGCCAACACCAGTAACGATACCGAAGTTGTAGGTTTATGGGGACAATGCTACCTTTCTATTAACGATTGTAATTTGTTTATAGATGGTATGGCAGCTTCGGGCAGCGCAGTATTAGGGAACGCTACATTAACTAACAACTATGTTGCTGAAGCACGCTTTTTACGCGCGTTAAATTATTTCGCGTTGTTAAACATGTATTGCCAGCCTTATGCGGTTAGTAACGGCGCAAGCCCGGGTGTACCATTGCGCCTTACAGGTAATTCATCTGCTGGTGATTATACACTGGCACCCGCTACAGTAGCACAGGTTTACACGCAAATTATTTCCGACCTTACTTTTGCCGAAGCTAACCTGCCTTTAGCATATTTCACTACAGGTACAACGCTTGATGCTACATCAAATACTACCCGCGCATCGCGCAATACAGCGATAGCGCTATCAACACGCGTTTATTTAGCTAAAGGCGACTATGCTAACGTAATTACACAAGCTAATAAAATTGTAACGCTTACCGCTCCGTTTACCGCGACAACTGGTGTACCTTATGCGCTGCAGGCTAATATTGCCAATGTTTTCAAAACGCCGTACACAACTACCGAGTCTGTATTCTCGTTACCGTTCACTACTGCAGAAACCCCTGGTACCCAAAATCAACTGGCTACATATTTTGTTAATACAACAGGTGAATTTTACATTAATGCATCCAGCCAATTGTTTACCGACCCTAACTGGAGGGCGACAGATGCACGCCGTGGCTTAACAAAAGTATCGGGTACCAAAACTTATTCTAACAAGTACCCAACCGGCTCGCCGTATACAGATTGGGCACCGGTTATGCGTTACTCTGAAGTATTGCTTAACCTGGCCGAAGCACGTGTAAATGTAAACGGTGTTGCCGATCTTCAGGCCATTGCTTTATTGAACGCGGTTAGGCAGCGTTCAGATCCGGGAGCACCCGCTATTATACCTACTATAGCCAATATCCTGGAAGAAAGAAATATCGAATTTTTAGCTGAAGGCAAACGCTGGTTAGATTTATGGCGCTTGCACATGGATATCCCGGCTAAGGGCGCTACTATTGGCGTATTGCCGGCAACAGCACCCGCTTATATCTGGCCAATGTCGGCCACCGAGCAGGTATATAACCCAGCTATAGGAAGATAAACGCTCCAAATGTTAATTAGGGCAAGCAACCGGGGCTTTCCATAATTTATAATATAAGAATGAAACCGGGACGATTTGAGCCCTGGGATATTAATTATCCCGGGGCTTTTTATATGGCTACTTTTTATCGACACTGTATTTACCCGGGCCTACAAATAACAATCCGGCAAAC belongs to Mucilaginibacter boryungensis and includes:
- a CDS encoding RagB/SusD family nutrient uptake outer membrane protein codes for the protein MKKKIILSMCVGLLACYSCQKSALTPALPTSISNQGYAQFSTVARIQAGVLGLYATVRSGASFGGRYIEADEAKGDNWINATSNGITDYNTWREANTSNDTEVVGLWGQCYLSINDCNLFIDGMAASGSAVLGNATLTNNYVAEARFLRALNYFALLNMYCQPYAVSNGASPGVPLRLTGNSSAGDYTLAPATVAQVYTQIISDLTFAEANLPLAYFTTGTTLDATSNTTRASRNTAIALSTRVYLAKGDYANVITQANKIVTLTAPFTATTGVPYALQANIANVFKTPYTTTESVFSLPFTTAETPGTQNQLATYFVNTTGEFYINASSQLFTDPNWRATDARRGLTKVSGTKTYSNKYPTGSPYTDWAPVMRYSEVLLNLAEARVNVNGVADLQAIALLNAVRQRSDPGAPAIIPTIANILEERNIEFLAEGKRWLDLWRLHMDIPAKGATIGVLPATAPAYIWPMSATEQVYNPAIGR